From the genome of Vulgatibacter sp.:
TGGTCGCCATGTTGTAGCGACCGGCGGTGGGCGCGGTGAACTCGAAGACGTCGCTGGGGCCGCCGCCGCCGCAGGTGAAGCTGCCGTGCGGATCCGACTCGGCGTTGTCGCCGGCGTAGGTCCACTTGTTGGTGCCGTCGGCATACTGCGCGAGGTCGATGGCGCCGTACTCGGCGGGGCACGCCGGCCCGTCGTCCTGGCACGTCTCCGCCTGGAAGGCGTCGTCGGACCAGCAGATCATGCCCTCGGGGCAGATGCCGATGGCGCCGTAGGGGTCGCAGACGCCGCCGGCCTCGACAGCGGGCGAGTCGGTGAGGGTCAGCGTCATGACGGAGGAGACGCGGCCGGTGGCGTCCATCGCCTCGACCTCGACCGTGGTCATCTCCGCGAACTTCTCGTCGTAGCAGCCGAGGAGCTGCTGGATCGCTGCGTCGTAGCACGCGTTGGCGCAGGCCTGCGTCTGGCAGCCCTGGACACAGGTGTTGTACGACTGCTGCGCCGGCCCGAGGCAGGGGCCGTCGAAGCGGGCCGCCGAGACCATCACGCCGCGGAACGAGGTGCCGTCGTGGCCGATCTGGTGGAGCGGCATCGCGGTGCGGCCGGTGCTACCGACACTGAGCGAGGCGCCGCTGGCGTTCTTGGGCAGCACCCGGACGAAGGCGGTGTCGGACTCGGGGTCGGTACCCTCGATGATCACACCCCAGATGCCTTCCTCGCGGTTGACGTAGGCGCTGGCGGTGCCGAGGGTCGGCGCGGTGGCGATCGAGCAGGTGTACTCGGTGGCGTCGCCGCGCATCACGCAGGCGTCGTCCGGGCCGCAGACGTTGAGGGCGAGGTTGGGATCGCAGCGCACGCCGCGCTCGATCGGCAGCGGGTTGCCGGTGTTCGCGCCGGCGACCTCGGACTCGAGGTCGTGCTCGTCGATCACCGTCATCTCGATCTTGCCGACGGGGGGCGCCTGCTCACCGAAGAAGAACGAACCCTCGACGGTGAAGTCCTCGCCGTCCTGGGTGACGGTGAAGATCGGCGCCTCGTCGAAGCGGCCACCGAAGGGCTTCGACCAGAAGGCGTTGCCGCTGCGGTCGTAGGCCTGCAGGGTGAACCCGACCAGCGGGGCGTCGGGGGCCTTGCCGGAGAAGCGCACGCCGGAGGTGCCGACGTTGGCGTTGAAGAAGGCGGCGAACTCCTCGATCACCGGCGCCGAAGCCTCGATGCGGCTCGCGGTCAGGGTGAAGGCCTCTGCGTTGCGGACGCCGACGGAGTCGACGACCACGAAGACCTCCTCGCCGGCGGCGAGGTTGAAGGAGATCTGGCTCTGCTTCACCGAGCCGCGATCGTTGTTGCAGGCCAGCTCGGAGAAGCCGTCCTTGCAGTCGCGCAGGGCGTAGAGAATGGTGTCGATCGAGCTGCCGGCGGTGGTGAAGTTGTAGAATCCAGCCTCACCTGCGGTGAAGTGGACCACCACGTCGTTGCCGAACGAGGTCTCGGGCGCGCAGCTGCCGCCGGGCCAGTTGTCCGCGTTGTCGAGAGTTCCCTCGAGCACCGCGGGGGAGGCGGTACCGTCGAGCTCGAGGACGCGCACGCCATCGCAGTCGACCGTGGAGCCGCCACCGCTGCCGCCGGCGCCGCCGGAGCCACCCGCTCCACCGCTGCCACCGGTGCCACCGTTGCTGTCGTTACCGCTGCAACCGGCAAGCATCGCGGCGAGCAGGAAGCCAATTGTCACGGGACCGCTGCGCATCTGTCCTCCAAATCCAGGCACGGAAGCGCGCAGGTTAGCCGAGGGTGCGCGGCTATGGGAAGCCACCTCCTGCGAAAAGCCCCGGCCGTTTCGGCCCCCTCCCCCGGCACCTCCCCCCATAAGAGGTATGGAGATGTGACAAGTCCCGGATTCCACGCAGGAATCCGGGACTTGCGGGCACCCCCCTTAAGTGCATCGGGGCCTTTTCGGCCCCGATCTCGACTTGGTTCTTTTTTCCGAACCGCCGGCTCAGGCAGTGGCGGCGGCGTTCGAGCGGGCGCGGCAGCGACGGCGCGGGGGCGCCACCATCGCCTGCCGGGCCGTCTCCTCGTCCACCAGATCGGCGAAGGAGGCGGCGAGCTTCTTGCGGGCGCGGGTCTCGAGCTGGCGGGCACGCTCGCGGGTCACGCCGAGGCGGGCGCCGAGCTCCTCGAGGGGCACCGCCTCGTCGGGGTCGAAGCGGCTGAGGAAGATCATCCGCTCCCGCTCGTCGAGGGTGGCGAGAGCCTTCGGCAGGCGCTCGCGGAGGAGGCGGGCCCGCTCGTTGTCGATCGCCGCGTCGTCCGGGCCGGGGAGGCACGAGGCGAAGCGCTCGTGGCCATCGTCGCTGCTCCCCTCGAGGGCCTCGTCGTGGAGGCCGCGGGCCGACTCCACCTCGCGCACCACTTCGGGGCGGACCTTGAGGCGGGAGGCGACCTTCTCCTCGTCGCCCTCCTCCTCCTCCTGGCCGGCGAGGCCCAGCGCCCTGCGGGCGTGGCCGGCGCCGAAGAAGACCCGGCGCTTCTCGTGGGTGGTGAAGCGGGCCACCACGCTCCAGGAGCGGAGGAGGTAGCGGTGGACGTAGGCACGGATCCAGTGGCGGGCGTAGGTGGAGAGCTCGACGCCGCGGTCCGGGTCGTACGTATCGAGGGCGCGGAGGAAGCCGAGCTGCGCTTCCTGCACCAGGTCCTCGTAGCCCAGGCGGGAGGGATAGCGCTTGGCGAAGGCGTGGATGAGCGGCTGGTGGAGGTCGAGGAGCGCGTCGCGTGCGGCGGTGTCGCGCTGGTCCCGCCAGCGGAGCGCGAGGCCGCGGATCCGGTCGGCGCGGGTCAGCGATTCGACCGCGCGGGGGCGAACGGGCTCTGCTGCGAAGAAGTCGGTGAGCTGGCGGGCGACGGCGACCATTGCATCCTCCGGGGCGTGTTGCCGGGAGGTAGAGCGAAGACCGTGCCATCCATTGAGATCGGGCCCGGGCCTGCGCCAGAGGCCGTTTCCGGGGAGCTGCACGCTCGATCGGCGTTTCGCGGCGGCGCGGCGCCTGCCGCAGGCTTTGCGCCCGTCCCGCGGTGGAGCGCAAAAGCCGCAGGCCGGCCCCACGATCGGAGTAGGGGCGGACGTGATGAGCGCAAGAGCCGCGATGCATAGCCTTCAGGGCATGCGCATCGCCGTCTTCGATACCCACCGCTTCGACCGCGAGGTCCTCGAGGCGGTCAATGCCCGCCACGGCCACGAGCTCACCTTCTTCGAGGCCCGCCTCGGATCCGCCACCGCCAGCCTGGCCGGCGGCTTTCCCGCGGTCTGCGTCTTCGTCAACGACCGCCTCGACGAGGCGACGCTGCGGACGCTCCACGAGGGCGGCACCCGGCTCGTCGCCCTGCGCTCGGCGGGCTTCAACAACGTCGACCTCCGGGTGGCGGAGGGGCTGGGCATGCGGGTCGTCCGGGTCCCGGAGTACTCCCCCTACGCGGTGGCGGAGCACGCCTTCGCCATGCTGCTCGCCCTCGTCCGCAAGATCCCCCGGGCGGCGGTCCGGGTCCGGGACTCCAACTTCTCCCTCGAGGGGCTGGTCGGCTGGGATCTCCACGGCAAGACCATGGGCCTGGTGGGCGTCGGGCGGATCGGCCACGCGGCGGCGCGGATCGCCAGGGGCTTCGGGATGCGGGTGCTGGCCTACGACCTGCGGCCGGACGAGAAGCTGGCGGCGGAGGCGGGGGTGGAGTTCGTGGAGCTCGATCCGCTCTACCGCGAGAGCGACGTGATCTCGCTGCACGTGCCGCTCACCCCGGCGACCTACCACCTGATCGACGCGGGGGCGCTCTCGAAGATGAAGCGGGGGGTGGTGCTGATCAACACCGGCCGCGGCGCGCTCATCGACTCGCGGGCGCTGATCGACAAGCTGAAGAGCGGCCAGGTCGGCGGCGCCTGCCTCGACGTCTACGAGGAGGAGGAGGGGATCTTCTTCCACGACCTCTCCGATCGCGTGCTCCTCGACGACGTGCTCGCCCGGCTGATCAGCTTCCCCAACGTGCTCATCACCTCGCACCAGGCCTTCCTCACCAGGGAGGCGCTGGAGAACATCGCCGAGACCACCCTGACCAACGTGGCCGCCTTCGAGCGGGGCGAGGCGCTGGTGAACGAGGTGAAGGCGGCGCAGGTGCTGCGCTGAAACCGCGGGTTCAGAAGAAGTAGTAGCCGAAGTTGACGTTGAGGCGGTGCTCCCAGGGGGCGCCGCTCCGTCCCGCGGCGAGGCCGAAGGCGGTCTCCGGTCCGACGAAGGGCATGTTCCTGCCGGCGATCCACTCGATCCAGGAGAGGACGGGCCCTGCGTCGACGCGGACGCCGAGGCTGCTCAAGGCGCTGTCGCTCGCGCCGGGCACGTGCTTCACGAGGAAGCTGGCGTCGTCGTAGAGGAGGAGGCGCTCCACCGGACCGAGCTCCACCGGCAGCTCGTACGCGACGCCGGCGACGAAGAGCGAGCCCTCCGCGGCGACGGCGTAGGGGATGCCGAAGGCGCCGAAGACCACGGTGTCGGAGCCGTCCGCCGGCGCGAAGCGGTAGCGCGCCGCCTCGAGCTTGAAGTCGAAGCGGTGGAGGCGGGCCTCGACGTGGACGGCTGCCGCCTGGTGGTCGCCGAAGGCGGTGCCGTCCCAGAGCTGGCCCCAGCGGGCGGAGATCCCCACCTCCGCGCCGATGGCCTCGTCGCCGAGGCGGAGCGCCGCCCTGCCGTGTACGGCGTTGGTCTCCTCCTCGAAGCGCTCGAAGTCGCCGACCCTGGCGGGCACCACGTCGTAGCCGAGGCGGGCGCTGCTCCGCAGCTCGCCGATCAGGCCGGGCTCGGCGTTCTTGAAGAGGCCGAGGTGGAAGGTGAAGCGGCCGGGCCGCCAGGTGGCGAGGGCGCCCACGTCGTGATCGTCCTCGAGCCCCACGTAGAAGGGCAGCGCGAAGAACCAGCTGTGGGAGGCGTAGGGGAGCAGGCCGAAGGAGACGGGCACCAGCCCCACCTGCAGCAGGAGCTCGTCGCTCGGCTGCCAGCCGATCCAGCCGTGGCGCAGCGCCTGGAAGCCCACCGCGAGGCGGTATTGGGCGGAGAAGGAGAAGCGGTCGATCGAGGCGTCGCCCTGGAGGATCACGCTCTCGAAGAAGATGTCGCCGCCCCGCTCGCGGCTTCCCTCGAGCCAGCCCGCCCAGACGTAGTTGAAGCGCAGGGCGCCGCCGATCCGGAGCGCCGGCTCCTCCGTCGAAGCTGGCGCCGGGATCTCGCACCGCCCCTGCGCCGTCGCCGCGGCGGGGAGGAGCACGGCGGCGATCGGGACGAGCCAGCGCATCACGGCACGCTCGGCGGCGCGGCCCCCGATCGCAACACCCGCAGCGGGGCCCGCCCGCCGGATCAGGGACAGCCTGCGGGGCTCATCCCTGCGATCCAATCGGTGATCAGCTCGATCGCCTCGTCGTGCGGGATCTGGGTGGGCAGCTCCGGCATCTTGATCTCCGGATCGGCGGAGGCCATCCGGAAGACCATCACCGATTGCTCGGGGTGGCCGGGGACGATGTCGAAGGGCCTGCCGCCGGTGGCCTCGCCGGCGGAGAAGGGCCGCCTGCAGATGCCGAGGTCCACCGGATTGGTGGTGGCGGTGGAGAGCCAGAGCCCCGTCTCCCAGGCGGCGCCGTTCTCGTGGTGGCAGTGGGCGCAGTTGGCCTCGAGGTAGGCGCGGGCGCGCTGCTCGAGGGGCGCGTCTCCGAAGGGATCGACGAGGCGCTCGCGCTGCGCAGGCGGCGCCTGGGCGAAGAGGCCCAGCGCCGCGAAGTGGTCGATCTGGTTGACCGGCCCGCTGCCGAAATCGAAGTCGCGATCGAGCTGCGCGGTGCGCACGCCGAGGAGCTCGCTCGCCTCGTGCTCGCCGTGGCAGCCGTGGCATTGGTTGGTGTTGGGGACGCGGTAGGTGAGCGATCGGGTGCCGCCGTCGAAGTGCTTCCACTCGATCGGCAGCCGCACGCCGGCGATGGCGCGCTTCGCCTCGGTCTGCGCCTCGTTCCAGACGTAGGTGTGCGGCCGCCAGTGGTTCCGCTCGCGGACGAGCAGGCGGGTCTCGAGGAGCCGCTCGCCTGCGGCGGGGTCGCGCTGGTCGTGGGGCATGGAGAAGGTCTTCACCACCACCGTGCCCTCGGGAAATTGCCAGGGGCCGTCGGCTCGGTAGTCGATCCGGCCGCCTTCGGGCAGGCGGATGAAGCGGTATTTCGCCGTGTAGTCGGAGTAGAGCGGCGCGATCACCTCGTAGGGATGGACGTCATCCGCCGGCAGCTGCTGCGCCCCGTCGGCGAAGAGGCCCCACTCCGCCAGGGTCTCGGGGACGTCTGCCTGCCCCTGCCTCTTTTCGCCACCGCCGCCGCCGCTGCAGGCTGCGACGAGTGCACCGATCGCGATCCAGACGAGCCTCGTCACGTTCACCTCGGGATCTGGTAGCCGTCGAGGGGCACCCGCAGCCCGCTCGGCACCTCGAGCGGCCGCTTCGGCTCGCGGCTCTTGTCCATCAGCCCCTTGCGCAGGAAGGTGGCGATCGCCGCCACCTCCTCCTCTCCGAGCGCGGCGCCGCGGGCCTCCGCGGCGATCGCCTCCTCGAGGGTGCGCGCCGAGCCGTCGTGGAAGTAGGGGGCGGTCTCGCGGACGTTGCGCAGGGTGGGCACGCGGAAGCGGCCTCGATCGGCCGGGTCGCCGGTGATCGCGAAGCGCCCTTCGTCCGCGGAGGCGATCGCCGTGGGCTCGTAGCGATCGCTCTCGAAGAGCGGCGGCACGTGGCATTCGGCGCAGCCCTTCTCCGCGAAGAGAAACATGCCCCGCACCGCCTCGGCGGAGAGGGCGCCCTCGTCGCCGGCGACGTAGCGATCGTAGGGCGCGTCGTCGGAGACGAGGGTGCGCTCGAAGGCGGCGATCGCCTCGAGCAGCCGCTGCACCACGATCGGTTCCTCGTCCTCGGGCCAGGCTGCGGCGAAGAGCGCGCGGTACGCAGGGATCTCCCGGAGGTCGGCGGCGATCGCCTCCGGGTCCCGCCCCATCTCGATCGGATCGGCGAGCGGAAAGAGCACCTGCTCCTCGAGGGAGGCGGCCCTGCCGTCGGCGAAGAGCGTGGCGCGGAAGGCGGCGTTCCAGATCGTCTGCGCGTTGCGCGGGGTGGCGTTGGGCCCGGTGCGGCCGGTGCCGGCGGGGCCCACGCCGCCGATGCCGATCGAGCGGGGCAGGCCGTCGGAGAGACCCCAGATCTGCCCGTGGCAGGTGACGCACGCCACCTGCCTGTCGCTGGAGAGGATCGGGTCGTGGAAGAGGAGCCTGCCGAGCTCCACCTTCTCCGGCGTGGTGGGATTCTCGGGCGGCGCCTCCACCGCGGGAAAGGGCGCCGCCGCCCAGGGCAGCCGCGGCGCCTCCGCGTCGGGCGCGCAGCCGGCGAGGAGCAGCGCGGTGAGCAGCGCTCTCAGAGCGAGACCGGCGGCAGCGGATCGAGCGTGCACGAGAAGCTCGAGAGGCTGGTCTGCTTGTTCTCGCCGATGCGGAGGTTGAAAAAGGTGGTCGCGCCGTTGTCGGCGACGCAGAGCGCGTTGGTCTCGTCGTCCGGATCGTCCCAGCCGTCGAAGATCACGTCGGCGCCGGTGGTCCGGAAGGCGGTGAGCGGCGCGTGGGCGGCGCTGCCGTTGTTCTCGAAGGTGTTGTCGTGGATCCAGGTGGCCGACGAGTATTTGTCGAAGTCGGGATCCTCCGCTCCGCCGGCGCCCAGCTGCTCCACGGTCTGGTAGCTCACCACGAAGACGCCGGCGCTGTCGTTGCCCGTGACCTCGTTGTTCTTCAGCTCGGTCTGGTCGGCGGCGAGGATCATCAGGCCGGTGCCGGGCGGCACCATCGCCACGATGTTGCCTGCGGGGGCGAAGTTCTCGCGGTTGTTGTCCGCCACCACGTTGTCGCGGACCAGCACCCGCTCGCCCATGCCCGCCGGCAGGTTGGGCAGGTTGAAGACGAGGATGCCGCCGGTGTTGTCGAAGGCCTCGTTCTCGTAGACCTCGGCGCCGGTGCTGTTCTCGATCTCGATGCCGGCGACGTTGCCGTGGGCGACGTTGCGGCGCACCACGATGCTCCGGGACTGGCCGACGTAGATGCCCGCGTCCGAGGCGCCGGTCACCTCGCAATCCTCGACCAGCACGTTGGTGCAGCCCACCGGGTAGATGGCGTAGGCGCCGTTCTCGGTGACCGAGCCCGCGTCCCAGGAGACGCGGAGCTTGCGGAAGGTGACCCCGTCCACGTTGGAGACGCGGATGCCGTCGCCCGGCGTGTTCTTGATCACGAGGTTCTCGACGGCGAAGTCGTCGCCGGTGACGTTGATCCCGTTGGCGCCGGCCTCCTGCCCGGCGAAGTCGAGGATCGCGCCGTCGCCGACGCCGCGCAGGGTGATCCCCGGCACGGTGAGCGAGAGCTCGTCGGTGAAGGTGTAGGTCCCGTCGGAGAAGCAGAGGGTGCTGCCCGAGGCCGCCTGGATGAAGGCCTCCTGCACCGCGGTCTGGTCGTCGGCGGAGGGCGCGAGCGTGGTGGTGCAGGTCTCGGCAGGCTGCCGATCCTCGGCGGTGTCGTCGCCGCAGGCTGCAGCCAGGAGGCCGAGGGCCGCAACGGAGAGGCGGATGGCGCGGGACATGGGTACCCCCCGGTGCTGCAGGTATCGGGGGATTGGAGCAGAGTCGGAGCCGTTGACGCAAGAATCAGCCCCGAAGCCCCCCGTGCTCCCAGAGGCGCAGGGTCGCGTAGGAGCGCCACGGGCGCCAGCGCTCCGCCCGGGACAGGGCCTCCTTCGGCTTCATCCCGCCGAGCGCCTTGCGAATGCCGAGATCGGCAGCGGGGAAGGCATTGGCCCAGGAGAGCGCACGCATCGCCACGTAGTGCGTCGTCCACTCGCCGAAGCCGGGGAGCGCGCGGAGCTGCTCCAGGGTCGAATCGATCGGGACGCCAGGCTCGAGGCGCAGGCCGCCGTCGACGGCGCTGGCGAGCTCCACGATGGCGTGGGCCCGCGCCCCGGGCATGCCGAGGCGCGCCACCTCCCCGGCCCCTGCGGCGGCGACGATCGCCGGCGTGGGGAAGATCCGCCGCAGCCCGGCGAAAGGCGTCCCGGTCTCCGTGCCGAAGCGCTCCGCGAGGCGGCCGGCGAGCACGGTGGCCCCCTTCACCGTCACCTGCTGGCCGAGGATCGCGCGCACCGCCGCCTCGAAGCCGTCGACGGCGCCGGGCACCCGCAGGCCGGGGAGGCGCTCCACCGATGGCCGCAGCGCTTCGTCCGTGGCGAGGTGCGCGTCGATCCCCAGGGGATCGGCGTCGAGATCGAAGAGTCGGCGCAGCCGGGCGGCGAGGGGAACGAGGCGATCGGCGAGGGAGGGATCGACCGTCGCTACCAGCGCCGCGCCCTGCCCGTCCGGCCGCACCTCGACCCAGCCGCTGCGTCCGTCGAGCGAGACGATGCGGCGCCAGCTGCCTGCCTCCACCTCCTCCACGCCGGGGATCGCCCGCCGCGCCAGAAAGGCGAGCAGTGCCTCCCAGGGGAAGGGCTGCAGGTGGTCGAGGCGGAGCTGCAACGGTGCGGGCGATGCGATCACGGAGGGAGGATAACGCCGCCGGGCGCAACCCACCCTCCGGATCCTGGCATCAAATCGTGCGGGAGAAGATCGGCAGCTTCTTGCCCGGCGCCGGCGGCTTGCCCAGGTACGCGTCGAACTCCATCGCCACGTTGCGGACGAAGGTGCGGCCCGCGGGCGTCACGTCGAGGGTGGTGGCGGTGCGCTCCACCAGGCCGTCCTTCTCCATCTCGTCGAGCTTCGCCATCGAGGGGGCGAGAAGCGCCGCCGCATCGACGCCGTGCTTGGCGCCAAGGGCGGAGAGGTCGAGGTGGAAGTTGCACATGATCGAGTTGATCGCGTCGCGGCGGAGCAGGTCGTCGGGGGAGAGCCAGGCGCCGCGCTCGGTGGCGAAGCGGCCGTTGCGGATCGCGTCGTAGTACTGGCCCAGCGGCCGCACGTTCTGGGCGTAGGCGCCCTGCACGTCGGCGATGGCGGTGGCGCCCACGGCGACGATGTCGGCGGCGGGCTTGACCGTATAGCCCTGGAAGTTGCGGGAGAGGCGGCGCTCCCGCTGGGCGACGGCGAGCTCGTCGTCCACCCTGGCGAAGTGGTCCATGCCGATGGAGACGTAGCCCGAGGCGTGGAGCCGGTCCCGGGCGTGGGCGAAGAGCGCGTACTTCTCCTCGCCCTGCGGCAGCCACGAGACGTCGATCTTCTTCTGGTGGGGGCGCTGCTGCGGCACGTGGGCGTAGGAGAAGATCGCCACGCGGTCGGGGCCGATCCGGATCACCTCGTCGATGGTCTTCGCGAAGGTCTCGAGCCGCTGGTGGGGCAGGCCGTAGATCAGGTCGAAGTTGATCCCGCGGTAGCCGAGCTTGCGGGCGTAGTCCACCAGCGCCTCGGTCTCGCCCACGGACTGGAGCCGGTTCACCGCCCGCTGCACCTCGGGGGTGAAGTCCTGCACGCCCATCGAGATCCGATTGAAGCCCATGCCGCGCAGCAGCGCGAGCTGCTCACGGGAGGTGACCACCGGGTCGACCTCGATGGCGATCTCGGCGTCGCGCTGCACCGAGAAGCGCTCGGTGATCTTGTCCCAGAGCCGGACGAGCAGCGCCTCGTCCAGCGCGGTGGGGGTGCCGCCGCCGTAGTGGATCTGGAGGAGCTGGTTGCGGCCGCCGAGCCTGTCGGCCACCAGATCGATCTCCTGCCGGACCACCTCGACGTACTCGGCGTGCTTCTGCCCGTTCATCGAGATGACCACGTTGCAGCCGCAGTAGGTGCACATCTCCTTGCAGAAGGGCAGGTGCGCGTAGAGGGAGAGAGGCAGGTGGTCGCCTGCGGCGCCGGCCTCGTCGAGCTTGCTGGCGAGGTTCTCGCCGCGGAAGGCTTCGGTCC
Proteins encoded in this window:
- a CDS encoding sigma-70 family RNA polymerase sigma factor, with translation MVAVARQLTDFFAAEPVRPRAVESLTRADRIRGLALRWRDQRDTAARDALLDLHQPLIHAFAKRYPSRLGYEDLVQEAQLGFLRALDTYDPDRGVELSTYARHWIRAYVHRYLLRSWSVVARFTTHEKRRVFFGAGHARRALGLAGQEEEEGDEEKVASRLKVRPEVVREVESARGLHDEALEGSSDDGHERFASCLPGPDDAAIDNERARLLRERLPKALATLDERERMIFLSRFDPDEAVPLEELGARLGVTRERARQLETRARKKLAASFADLVDEETARQAMVAPPRRRCRARSNAAATA
- a CDS encoding 2-hydroxyacid dehydrogenase; the encoded protein is MHSLQGMRIAVFDTHRFDREVLEAVNARHGHELTFFEARLGSATASLAGGFPAVCVFVNDRLDEATLRTLHEGGTRLVALRSAGFNNVDLRVAEGLGMRVVRVPEYSPYAVAEHAFAMLLALVRKIPRAAVRVRDSNFSLEGLVGWDLHGKTMGLVGVGRIGHAAARIARGFGMRVLAYDLRPDEKLAAEAGVEFVELDPLYRESDVISLHVPLTPATYHLIDAGALSKMKRGVVLINTGRGALIDSRALIDKLKSGQVGGACLDVYEEEEGIFFHDLSDRVLLDDVLARLISFPNVLITSHQAFLTREALENIAETTLTNVAAFERGEALVNEVKAAQVLR
- a CDS encoding SO2930 family diheme c-type cytochrome, with the translated sequence MTRLVWIAIGALVAACSGGGGGEKRQGQADVPETLAEWGLFADGAQQLPADDVHPYEVIAPLYSDYTAKYRFIRLPEGGRIDYRADGPWQFPEGTVVVKTFSMPHDQRDPAAGERLLETRLLVRERNHWRPHTYVWNEAQTEAKRAIAGVRLPIEWKHFDGGTRSLTYRVPNTNQCHGCHGEHEASELLGVRTAQLDRDFDFGSGPVNQIDHFAALGLFAQAPPAQRERLVDPFGDAPLEQRARAYLEANCAHCHHENGAAWETGLWLSTATTNPVDLGICRRPFSAGEATGGRPFDIVPGHPEQSVMVFRMASADPEIKMPELPTQIPHDEAIELITDWIAGMSPAGCP
- a CDS encoding cytochrome-c peroxidase; translation: MHARSAAAGLALRALLTALLLAGCAPDAEAPRLPWAAAPFPAVEAPPENPTTPEKVELGRLLFHDPILSSDRQVACVTCHGQIWGLSDGLPRSIGIGGVGPAGTGRTGPNATPRNAQTIWNAAFRATLFADGRAASLEEQVLFPLADPIEMGRDPEAIAADLREIPAYRALFAAAWPEDEEPIVVQRLLEAIAAFERTLVSDDAPYDRYVAGDEGALSAEAVRGMFLFAEKGCAECHVPPLFESDRYEPTAIASADEGRFAITGDPADRGRFRVPTLRNVRETAPYFHDGSARTLEEAIAAEARGAALGEEEVAAIATFLRKGLMDKSREPKRPLEVPSGLRVPLDGYQIPR
- a CDS encoding parallel beta-helix domain-containing protein is translated as MSRAIRLSVAALGLLAAACGDDTAEDRQPAETCTTTLAPSADDQTAVQEAFIQAASGSTLCFSDGTYTFTDELSLTVPGITLRGVGDGAILDFAGQEAGANGINVTGDDFAVENLVIKNTPGDGIRVSNVDGVTFRKLRVSWDAGSVTENGAYAIYPVGCTNVLVEDCEVTGASDAGIYVGQSRSIVVRRNVAHGNVAGIEIENSTGAEVYENEAFDNTGGILVFNLPNLPAGMGERVLVRDNVVADNNRENFAPAGNIVAMVPPGTGLMILAADQTELKNNEVTGNDSAGVFVVSYQTVEQLGAGGAEDPDFDKYSSATWIHDNTFENNGSAAHAPLTAFRTTGADVIFDGWDDPDDETNALCVADNGATTFFNLRIGENKQTSLSSFSCTLDPLPPVSL
- a CDS encoding DNA-3-methyladenine glycosylase family protein, yielding MIASPAPLQLRLDHLQPFPWEALLAFLARRAIPGVEEVEAGSWRRIVSLDGRSGWVEVRPDGQGAALVATVDPSLADRLVPLAARLRRLFDLDADPLGIDAHLATDEALRPSVERLPGLRVPGAVDGFEAAVRAILGQQVTVKGATVLAGRLAERFGTETGTPFAGLRRIFPTPAIVAAAGAGEVARLGMPGARAHAIVELASAVDGGLRLEPGVPIDSTLEQLRALPGFGEWTTHYVAMRALSWANAFPAADLGIRKALGGMKPKEALSRAERWRPWRSYATLRLWEHGGLRG
- the hemN gene encoding oxygen-independent coproporphyrinogen III oxidase, which produces MSLIAKYDRPGPRYTSYPTVPAWTEAFRGENLASKLDEAGAAGDHLPLSLYAHLPFCKEMCTYCGCNVVISMNGQKHAEYVEVVRQEIDLVADRLGGRNQLLQIHYGGGTPTALDEALLVRLWDKITERFSVQRDAEIAIEVDPVVTSREQLALLRGMGFNRISMGVQDFTPEVQRAVNRLQSVGETEALVDYARKLGYRGINFDLIYGLPHQRLETFAKTIDEVIRIGPDRVAIFSYAHVPQQRPHQKKIDVSWLPQGEEKYALFAHARDRLHASGYVSIGMDHFARVDDELAVAQRERRLSRNFQGYTVKPAADIVAVGATAIADVQGAYAQNVRPLGQYYDAIRNGRFATERGAWLSPDDLLRRDAINSIMCNFHLDLSALGAKHGVDAAALLAPSMAKLDEMEKDGLVERTATTLDVTPAGRTFVRNVAMEFDAYLGKPPAPGKKLPIFSRTI